In one Bombyx mori chromosome 4, ASM3026992v2 genomic region, the following are encoded:
- the LOC733131 gene encoding proteasome 26S non-ATPase subunit 7 has product MPSQEVATTKVTTKVVVHPLVLLSVVDHFNRMSKIGNQKRVVGVLLGCWRAKGVLDVSNSFAVPFDEDDKDKSVWFLDHDYLENMYGMFKKVNAREKVVGWYHTGPKLHQNDIAINELIRRYCPNSVLVIIDAKPKDLGLPTEAYQAVEEVHDDGTPTSRTFEHVPSEIGAEEAEEVGVEHLLRDIKDTTVGSLSQRITNQLLGLKGLHSQLTEIRDYLVQVGQGSLPMNHQIIYQLQDIFNLLPDIANDNFIDNLYVKTNDQSLVVYLAALVRSIIALHNLINNKITNRDAEEGKKDEKDKKEKKDEKDDKKTDEKAKVEKKDKEEKKK; this is encoded by the exons ATGCCTAGTCAAGAAGTAGCCACCACGAAAGTAACCACCAAAGTGGTGGTTCATCCGTTAGTGTTGCTCAGTGTCGTGGACCATTTTAACCGCATGAGTAAAATCGGGAATCAGAAACGAGTAGTCGGTGTTCTATTGGGTTGTTGGAGAGCCAAGGGTGTCTTAGACGTATCGAACAGCTTCGCAG TCCCGTTTGATGAAGACGACAAAGACAAATCTGTCTGGTTCCTTGACCATGATTACTTAGAGAACATGTATGGTATGTTCAAAAAGGTTAACGCCAGGGAAAAAGTTGTTGGCTGGTACCACACTGGACCTAAACTTCATCAGAATGACATAGCAATAAATGAGTTAATTAGGCGTTATTGCCCAAATTCAGTGCTTGTAATTATTGATGCTAAACCTAAAGATCTTGGTCTACCGACTGAAGCTTACCAAGCAGTAGAGGAAGTACACGATGATGGTACACCAACTTCGAGGACCTTTGAACATGTTCCAAGTGAAATTGGTGCAGAGGAGGCTGAAGAAGTGGGAGTAGAGCATTTGTTAAGAGATATCAAGGATACCACTGTGGGCAGTCTTTCACAGCGTATCACTAACCAGTTGCTCGGCTTAAAAGGTCTTCACTCACAATTGACAGAAATTAGAGATTACCTTGTTCAGGTTGGGCAGGGCTCCTTGCCAATGAACCACCAGATTATTTACCAGTTGCAAGACATCTTCAATTTGCTGCCAGATATTGCTAATGATAATTTCATTGATAATTTGTATGTCAAAACCAATGATCAATCACTTGTGGTATATTTAGCTGCTTTAGTGAGATCCATAATAGCATTACACAATTTGatcaacaataaaattacaaatagagATGCAGAGGAAGGAAAGAAAGATGAGaaagataaaaaagaaaaaaaagatgaaaaagaTGATAAAAAAACAGATGAAAAGGCAAAAGTAGAGAAGAAAGATAAAGAAGAGAAGAAAAAatag
- the LOC733043 gene encoding inosine triphosphatase isoform X1 has product MANKTITFVTGNLKKLEEFRAILGANFPFEVVSHKLDLPELQGEIDEVSIKKCQEAARLLKQAVIVEDTSLCFNALCGLPGPYIKWFLDKLKPEGLPRLLAGWEDKSAVAVCTFAYCSGEKDNVILFQGRTKGIIVEPRGTRDFGWDCVFQPAGYNKTYAELPKTEKNLISHRYKALEKLRNYFIENTNN; this is encoded by the coding sequence ATGGCAAATAAAACCATTACGTTTGTCAcaggaaatttaaaaaaactcgaAGAGTTTCGAGCCATATTAGGAGCAAATTTTCCATTTGAAGTCGTAAGTCACAAATTGGATTTGCCTGAACTACAAGGAGAAATTGATGAagtgtcaataaaaaaatgccaaGAGGCCGCTCGACTCCTTAAGCAGGCTGTAATTGTGGAAGATACGAGTTTATGTTTCAATGCATTATGTGGCCTGCCCGGTCCTTATATTAAATGGTTCCTGGATAAATTGAAGCCGGAAGGACTGCCCAGATTATTGGCTGGATGGGAGGATAAATCTGCTGTAGCCGTCTGCACTTTTGCCTATTGTAGTGGTGAGAAAGATAATGTCATTCTGTTCCAAGGACGAACAAAAGGAATAATCGTAGAACCGAGAGGTACGAGGGATTTTGGATGGGATTGTGTCTTCCAACCAGCAGGTTACAACAAAACATATGCAGAATTACCAAAAACAGAgaagaatttaatttcacacaGATACAAGGCTCTAGAAAAACTAAGAAACTATTTTATAGAAAACACAAACAAttga